In BD1-7 clade bacterium, one genomic interval encodes:
- the dusC gene encoding tRNA-dihydrouridine(16) synthase: protein MKSIALKPSFVMLAPMEGIIDHQMRSIFASIGGLDRCVTEFIRVVGNELPERVFRRYFPEIDNHSLTGNDVPVFAQLLGDNPEAMATNAAKLARMGAAGIDINFGCPAKTVNNNGGGSVLLQYPERLHQIVSHIRGAVPAEIPVTAKIRLGYKDKSLVFENVDAIESGGANQIAVHARTKLEGYKPPAHWHYIQEIVNRVSIPVIANGEVWNLGDVETCLRASGTDQIMLGRGLVASPELALLSKDSNAKAAQWGDICLLLIYYLRSLEQTTAEKHQPNLVKQWLVYLRERFADAFLLFEQVKRLKHPLDVENELRKAVETQVKAGRISGTVGNLNLTHLL, encoded by the coding sequence ATGAAGTCAATCGCTCTAAAACCAAGTTTTGTCATGTTAGCGCCAATGGAAGGCATCATTGACCACCAGATGCGCTCCATCTTCGCCTCAATCGGCGGATTAGATCGATGTGTCACAGAATTCATCCGTGTTGTAGGTAACGAACTACCTGAGCGCGTGTTTCGCCGTTACTTTCCAGAAATCGACAACCACAGTCTGACCGGCAATGATGTACCGGTGTTTGCTCAGCTGCTTGGAGACAACCCGGAAGCAATGGCCACTAACGCGGCGAAGCTCGCTCGCATGGGTGCAGCAGGCATTGATATTAATTTTGGATGTCCGGCAAAAACGGTAAACAATAATGGCGGGGGCTCAGTCCTTCTTCAATATCCAGAACGACTGCACCAAATAGTCAGCCACATTCGTGGGGCAGTGCCCGCTGAGATTCCAGTCACGGCTAAAATCAGGCTTGGTTACAAAGACAAATCCCTCGTATTCGAAAACGTGGATGCCATTGAATCCGGCGGAGCAAACCAAATTGCAGTTCACGCACGGACCAAGCTTGAAGGATACAAACCGCCTGCGCATTGGCACTATATCCAAGAGATCGTCAATCGGGTGTCGATACCTGTTATAGCCAATGGCGAGGTGTGGAACCTGGGTGACGTAGAAACCTGCCTTCGCGCCTCTGGCACAGATCAAATAATGCTCGGGCGCGGGTTAGTTGCCAGCCCCGAACTAGCACTACTGAGTAAAGACTCAAATGCAAAAGCCGCCCAATGGGGGGATATTTGCCTACTGCTGATTTATTACCTCCGCAGCCTTGAGCAAACTACCGCAGAAAAACATCAGCCTAATCTCGTAAAACAGTGGCTCGTCTATTTACGCGAACGCTTCGCGGACGCCTTTTTACTATTTGAACAAGTCAAACGACTAAAACACCCACTGGATGTTGAGAATGAACTGCGCAAAGCTGTCGAAACTCAAGTAAAAGCCGGACGTATAAGCGGAACCGTCGGCAACTTAAACCTCACGCATTTATTGTAA